A region of Bradyrhizobium sp. CCBAU 53351 DNA encodes the following proteins:
- a CDS encoding ThiF family adenylyltransferase: MPAEDDYTRRSQLEAELRPAFIARWAKIAARTKSSLVFVHSHPGRAAPEFSRIDDAGEEVLAHFFRHRTPDLQHLALVVSDGGYACRYLGSDRHLRLIAVGDDRRVLFDPSRSHDPSDLYDRQVRAFGRAGQSILQSLRVGIVGLGGTGSLAVQQLAHLGVKEFVLVDPDDVELTNLNRLAGSASADTGQAKVAVAERYIRAVQPRAVVTSFQENVVFVETAKKLRDVDVLFCCTDSHGSRAVLQQLAYQYLIPCIDIGTVIAVKGGKITHITGRAQMLSPGLACLTCGGLLDGNEVRRDMMSEAERKQDPYLVGAREPAPAVISINSTITSLAITMFLSAVVGVPSPARHLLYDGLRSRLRSVKGEPVQDCIVCSRAGVLARGDGLALQGRLAQNVNR, encoded by the coding sequence GTGCCCGCTGAAGACGACTACACTCGGCGCAGCCAACTCGAAGCAGAGCTGCGGCCTGCGTTCATCGCCAGGTGGGCAAAGATTGCTGCGCGGACCAAAAGTAGCCTGGTGTTTGTGCATAGCCATCCCGGGAGGGCCGCGCCCGAGTTTTCGCGCATTGACGATGCGGGCGAGGAGGTTCTCGCACACTTCTTTCGGCATCGAACCCCTGACTTGCAGCATCTGGCCCTTGTTGTGAGCGACGGAGGGTATGCATGTCGCTACCTTGGAAGCGACCGACATCTTCGTCTGATTGCGGTAGGGGATGATCGACGAGTCCTGTTTGATCCCAGTCGATCACACGACCCTTCCGATCTTTACGATCGGCAGGTTCGGGCCTTCGGTCGTGCCGGGCAGAGCATCCTCCAAAGCCTCAGGGTGGGGATCGTGGGACTTGGTGGCACGGGATCGCTGGCCGTGCAGCAATTGGCTCACCTCGGCGTCAAGGAGTTCGTTCTAGTTGATCCAGATGACGTCGAGCTGACTAATTTGAACCGCTTGGCAGGGTCCGCATCTGCCGATACGGGGCAGGCCAAAGTCGCGGTGGCCGAGCGATATATTCGCGCAGTTCAACCTCGTGCCGTAGTCACCTCTTTTCAAGAGAACGTCGTCTTCGTCGAAACCGCAAAGAAATTGCGAGACGTTGATGTGCTGTTTTGCTGCACCGATTCACACGGTAGTCGAGCCGTCCTTCAGCAATTAGCTTATCAATATCTCATTCCTTGCATCGATATCGGGACGGTTATCGCCGTTAAGGGGGGCAAGATCACTCACATTACCGGCCGCGCCCAGATGCTGTCGCCTGGATTGGCTTGCCTCACCTGCGGTGGCCTCTTGGACGGTAACGAGGTCCGCCGCGACATGATGTCGGAGGCCGAGCGCAAGCAGGATCCTTATCTCGTCGGCGCTCGTGAACCTGCGCCCGCGGTGATCTCGATCAACAGCACTATTACCTCGCTCGCCATCACCATGTTCTTGTCCGCTGTTGTCGGCGTGCCATCGCCGGCGCGGCATCTTCTGTATGATGGTCTGAGAAGTCGCCTCCGGTCGGTCAAGGGTGAGCCCGTCCAGGACTGCATCGTCTGCTCGCGGGCAGGCGTTTTGGCAAGGGGCGATGGATTGGCTCTCCAAGGCCGTCTCGCTCAAAATGTCAATCGTTGA
- a CDS encoding multiubiquitin domain-containing protein produces MNDKKEKEFHFFVDGVKYETEHSYLSGADIKRIAKIEANYQLFLEEQGDTPDRPIADPDTVPLNDRIKHFFAVPPATFGHGNH; encoded by the coding sequence ATGAACGACAAAAAAGAAAAGGAATTCCACTTTTTCGTTGATGGGGTGAAATACGAGACCGAGCATTCTTATCTCTCCGGGGCCGACATTAAGCGGATCGCCAAGATCGAAGCGAATTATCAGCTTTTTTTGGAAGAGCAGGGAGACACGCCGGATCGTCCGATCGCTGACCCAGATACAGTGCCCCTGAACGATCGGATCAAGCATTTTTTTGCAGTGCCGCCGGCGACATTTGGACATGGAAATCATTGA
- a CDS encoding amidohydrolase family protein, whose amino-acid sequence MPGRTDTHFHVFGPEARYPYRTELTYAPPAATPAAYMALAERLGIDRAVIVQASVYGSDNSRQLDAMREIAGVETRAVVVVDPDVSDEELDELHHKGARGVRFIATRPGSLPLAQLERIASRIRRWGWHVALMLDGRSIVALEDRLQKLPCPFVIDHLADPDAQKGTEQPAFQALLRLLRSGNCWTKISAPYHMNTAAPAYDELEPLVEALLAEAPDRLLWATDWPHAATHGPTPDATDLLSALYSWCDETVLTKIMVRNPAALYGFG is encoded by the coding sequence ATGCCGGGACGGACCGATACCCATTTCCATGTCTTCGGCCCGGAGGCCCGATATCCCTATCGGACCGAGCTGACCTACGCGCCGCCTGCTGCAACACCCGCAGCCTATATGGCGTTGGCCGAGCGGCTTGGCATCGATCGTGCCGTCATCGTCCAGGCCAGCGTCTATGGATCGGATAACAGCCGGCAGCTCGATGCGATGCGCGAAATCGCAGGCGTGGAAACACGTGCAGTTGTCGTCGTCGATCCCGATGTCTCGGACGAAGAACTCGACGAGCTACACCACAAGGGCGCGAGAGGCGTGAGGTTCATTGCGACCCGGCCAGGCAGCTTGCCGCTCGCACAGCTGGAGCGAATTGCATCCCGGATTCGGCGATGGGGCTGGCATGTCGCGCTGATGCTCGACGGTCGCTCCATCGTCGCGCTTGAGGACCGGCTGCAAAAATTGCCGTGCCCCTTCGTGATCGATCACCTGGCCGATCCCGACGCCCAAAAGGGAACGGAACAACCTGCTTTTCAGGCTCTCCTTCGGCTGCTCCGATCGGGCAATTGCTGGACGAAGATTTCGGCGCCGTATCACATGAATACCGCTGCACCGGCTTATGACGAGCTCGAGCCGCTCGTCGAAGCCTTATTGGCTGAGGCACCGGATCGTCTGCTGTGGGCGACCGACTGGCCGCATGCCGCAACGCATGGACCGACCCCTGACGCGACAGATCTCCTTTCGGCGCTTTATTCGTGGTGCGACGAAACCGTCCTGACCAAGATCATGGTTCGAAATCCGGCGGCTCTGTACGGATTTGGCTGA
- a CDS encoding TRAP transporter substrate-binding protein — protein MKTTLLAGIGAPALGLFAPNIARGQGAVTLKFAHPDSNLHPNHKMAEAFAGRVGERTNGAVKIDIFAGGQLGSSVSIATGVATGTVDLVYHTAGFLSSIFPMMQVLDLPFLFRDARSGERVTDGEIGQMIFASLAPKNVYGLAWSTNGWRVVETTRKVVRAPDDLSGMKFRIQQSPVFVAMAKAFNAQPVSLDVSEMYLALTQNTIDGYEFPLLSVVATKLHEVTKFVSETNHTYNAMALLGSKFKLDKLDPTHLKVLREEALRFGNDTRKSIVEASAAAKKTCQDAGIQFNPVDYAPFRQKVEPVFAQFRTSMGEQLIDKLLKAAEG, from the coding sequence GTGAAGACGACGCTGCTCGCGGGCATCGGCGCGCCGGCCCTTGGTCTTTTCGCGCCGAACATCGCGCGGGGGCAGGGGGCGGTCACCCTGAAATTCGCTCATCCCGACAGCAACCTCCATCCCAACCACAAGATGGCGGAAGCCTTTGCGGGCCGGGTAGGCGAACGCACCAATGGCGCTGTCAAGATCGATATCTTCGCCGGCGGACAGCTTGGCTCCAGTGTCAGCATCGCGACCGGCGTTGCGACCGGGACGGTCGATCTCGTGTACCACACCGCGGGATTCCTCTCCTCCATCTTCCCAATGATGCAGGTGCTCGATCTGCCGTTCCTGTTCCGCGACGCGCGCAGCGGCGAAAGGGTGACCGATGGCGAGATCGGCCAGATGATCTTCGCCAGCCTCGCGCCGAAGAATGTCTATGGCCTGGCCTGGAGCACCAATGGCTGGCGGGTGGTGGAGACCACCAGAAAGGTCGTGCGAGCTCCCGACGACCTTTCCGGGATGAAGTTCAGGATCCAGCAAAGCCCGGTCTTCGTCGCGATGGCCAAGGCATTCAACGCCCAGCCCGTGTCGCTCGACGTTTCCGAGATGTATCTGGCGCTGACGCAGAACACGATCGACGGCTACGAATTCCCGCTGCTCTCCGTCGTCGCGACCAAGCTGCACGAGGTGACGAAATTCGTTTCCGAAACCAATCACACCTACAACGCGATGGCGCTGCTCGGCTCGAAGTTCAAGCTCGACAAGCTCGATCCGACGCACCTGAAGGTCCTGCGTGAGGAAGCGCTGCGGTTCGGCAACGACACCCGCAAGTCGATCGTCGAGGCCTCCGCCGCGGCCAAGAAAACCTGCCAAGATGCCGGCATCCAGTTCAACCCCGTCGACTACGCGCCGTTCAGGCAAAAGGTCGAGCCCGTGTTCGCTCAGTTCCGCACGTCGATGGGCGAGCAGCTCATCGACAAACTGCTGAAAGCCGCCGAGGGATGA
- a CDS encoding RraA family protein has product MQSVIYKRIPQCPADLLAEVAKYPVSDLHEALGPVEGRMQLMSSRMRPIAPGQRIAGQAVTSYNFPGDNLMIHAALNVAQRGQVLVLVNGGGAHGSLWGDVAATFAKQKGIAGIIVDGPARDVAALRELGSLTWSTSISSSHPEKRGPGAVNVPIVCDGVRVDPGDVIVADDDGALAIPLRSLERAVKGARERNRKEIELRDRLKTGSSLFELLQMDKNVQAAGAEIRDTLWIDG; this is encoded by the coding sequence ATGCAGTCCGTCATCTACAAGCGCATTCCGCAATGCCCGGCAGACCTCCTGGCCGAGGTCGCAAAATATCCGGTCTCCGATTTGCACGAGGCACTCGGCCCGGTCGAGGGGCGCATGCAGCTCATGAGCTCGCGCATGCGGCCGATCGCGCCAGGCCAGCGGATCGCGGGCCAAGCCGTCACGTCGTATAATTTCCCTGGCGACAACCTCATGATCCATGCCGCCCTCAACGTCGCGCAGCGAGGCCAGGTGCTCGTCCTCGTCAACGGCGGTGGCGCGCACGGCTCGTTGTGGGGCGACGTGGCCGCGACCTTCGCCAAGCAGAAGGGGATTGCGGGCATCATTGTCGATGGTCCGGCCCGGGATGTCGCTGCGCTGCGTGAGCTCGGCTCGCTGACCTGGTCGACGTCGATCTCCTCCAGTCATCCCGAAAAGCGCGGCCCCGGCGCGGTGAACGTGCCGATCGTTTGCGACGGCGTACGTGTGGATCCCGGTGACGTGATCGTCGCCGATGATGACGGGGCGCTCGCGATTCCGCTGCGCTCGCTCGAGCGTGCGGTGAAGGGCGCACGGGAGCGCAATCGGAAGGAGATCGAGCTGCGCGACCGTCTGAAGACCGGCTCGTCGTTGTTCGAGCTGCTGCAGATGGACAAGAACGTGCAGGCCGCCGGCGCTGAAATCAGGGATACTCTCTGGATTGACGGCTGA
- a CDS encoding DUF6527 family protein → MGIVILNFRAKVSSRGEADQHLSKPGDAVLVNRGGPRWLVLSCPCGCGERFPVNLDPRSGPAWRIYNAEGGKMSVFPSVWRDTGCQSHYIIWRGRIYLFGSDNDAETDAGIALDDLLEPVSKRLSSAAWRSFVEVADDLGEIPWDVLEACRTLARKRVAEEGTGKLRSHFRLRSALGRTDKVDFTA, encoded by the coding sequence ATGGGCATCGTCATTCTCAACTTTCGGGCGAAGGTTTCTTCACGAGGCGAGGCGGACCAGCACCTGTCGAAACCCGGCGATGCTGTCCTGGTCAACCGCGGTGGTCCACGTTGGCTTGTGTTGTCCTGTCCTTGCGGTTGCGGCGAACGATTTCCAGTCAACCTCGATCCAAGAAGTGGGCCCGCCTGGCGTATCTACAATGCGGAAGGAGGAAAAATGAGTGTGTTTCCTTCTGTTTGGCGCGATACCGGCTGTCAAAGTCACTACATCATCTGGCGCGGACGTATTTATCTGTTCGGATCAGACAATGATGCGGAAACAGACGCTGGTATTGCATTGGACGATTTGCTCGAGCCAGTGTCGAAACGATTGTCGTCCGCCGCTTGGCGGTCATTTGTCGAGGTCGCCGATGACCTCGGAGAGATCCCTTGGGACGTTCTGGAGGCCTGTCGGACCCTCGCTCGCAAGCGGGTGGCCGAGGAGGGAACTGGCAAGCTGAGAAGCCACTTCCGTTTACGTTCGGCCTTGGGAAGGACGGACAAGGTCGACTTCACGGCTTGA
- a CDS encoding E2/UBC family protein — MEIIDKQFAALQQHFPLARRTPMSNGAVLVEIPEFDLPEGWSIAKGTVIFLLPPGYPSAQPDCFWLEPGPVRLVDGGAPTASNDANPVPGGEPRGTWFSWHLQSWNPNRDNMLTYVNVIAQRLNPAR, encoded by the coding sequence ATGGAAATCATTGATAAGCAGTTTGCGGCGCTCCAACAGCATTTTCCCTTGGCGCGTCGAACCCCGATGTCCAACGGAGCTGTATTGGTTGAGATTCCGGAATTCGATCTTCCAGAAGGTTGGAGCATCGCTAAAGGGACCGTCATTTTTCTGCTGCCACCGGGATATCCTTCGGCACAACCGGATTGCTTCTGGTTGGAACCGGGGCCTGTTCGCTTGGTGGACGGCGGCGCTCCAACCGCCTCGAACGATGCCAATCCGGTCCCAGGGGGTGAGCCGCGAGGCACTTGGTTTTCGTGGCACTTGCAATCTTGGAATCCAAATCGCGACAACATGCTGACCTATGTCAACGTCATCGCGCAACGTCTAAACCCCGCACGATAG
- a CDS encoding IclR family transcriptional regulator: protein MKRHDEQMSNNARTTERAFSGPRSALRVMDILQALAAEPEGLTLAKLSDRLKLPKTSVFSLMRALEGGGYARSDNGHYILGDQAIKLGASLAQARSFPKCARPVLERLARETEETILLGVLSEEGHEISYVDVIESEKPLRFAVRIGNRRPLYCTAAGKAMLAFLPENVQTAYLTQTKFVKFTDDTSSKEELVAMFPEIRHRGVVVDANGIIDGATGIASPCFDEAGLVSCSVTIAGPTARLLLAREHIERLTFKAAEQISQILGYRGPYPPAEDSAERADTGKRRKK from the coding sequence ATGAAACGCCACGACGAACAAATGTCCAACAACGCGAGGACAACCGAACGGGCCTTCAGCGGCCCTCGTTCGGCGCTTCGGGTGATGGATATCCTGCAGGCGTTAGCGGCCGAACCGGAAGGTCTTACGCTGGCAAAGCTCAGTGACCGCCTAAAACTGCCGAAAACGAGCGTCTTCAGCCTCATGCGCGCGCTCGAAGGCGGGGGATATGCTCGCAGCGACAACGGCCACTACATTCTCGGCGATCAAGCGATCAAGCTTGGCGCGAGCCTGGCTCAGGCTCGATCGTTCCCGAAATGTGCGCGTCCCGTCCTGGAGCGGCTCGCACGAGAGACCGAGGAGACGATCCTGCTCGGTGTCCTCTCCGAGGAGGGCCACGAGATATCTTACGTCGATGTCATCGAATCGGAAAAGCCGCTGCGCTTTGCGGTCCGCATCGGCAACCGGCGGCCGCTGTATTGTACGGCCGCAGGAAAGGCGATGCTGGCATTCCTACCAGAGAATGTTCAGACGGCGTATCTGACCCAGACCAAGTTTGTAAAGTTCACGGACGACACATCCTCGAAAGAGGAACTCGTCGCCATGTTCCCCGAAATCCGTCACCGCGGCGTCGTTGTCGACGCTAATGGTATAATTGATGGCGCCACCGGCATCGCGAGCCCCTGTTTTGACGAGGCCGGCCTCGTCAGCTGCTCGGTGACGATCGCCGGCCCTACCGCGCGCCTGCTGCTTGCGCGCGAGCACATCGAGCGGCTGACCTTCAAGGCCGCCGAACAGATCTCGCAGATCCTCGGCTATCGCGGCCCATATCCGCCGGCAGAAGATTCTGCCGAGCGGGCCGACACCGGCAAGCGGCGCAAGAAATGA
- a CDS encoding WGR domain-containing protein encodes MSELTVQYLVLERRDPARNMARFYVLTIEPTLFGDTALVREWGRLGGRGRRRLDLFDGHAQAVEALECWLRRKTSRGYVQRHSSSCDPA; translated from the coding sequence ATGTCCGAACTCACCGTGCAATATCTCGTGCTCGAGCGTCGCGATCCGGCCCGTAACATGGCGCGGTTCTATGTGCTCACGATCGAGCCGACGCTGTTTGGCGATACGGCATTGGTGCGTGAATGGGGGCGCCTCGGTGGGCGCGGTCGACGGCGGCTCGATTTGTTCGATGGTCACGCGCAGGCCGTCGAGGCCCTTGAGTGTTGGCTCAGGCGAAAAACCAGTCGTGGTTACGTCCAGCGGCACTCGTCAAGCTGTGACCCGGCGTGA
- a CDS encoding helix-turn-helix domain-containing protein produces the protein MTMPAYAEELGGTRLPSASEKAAANQLRQILASHATGDAKLRVLDDAQKAAEITLSPALSSLLMELLRHIGRGDAVTLVPVHEMLTTQQAADILNVSRPFLVSLLEKNEIQHVTVGRHRRIRAEDLFAYKRTRDEKRGNALANLAELDAEHL, from the coding sequence ATTACGATGCCAGCCTACGCCGAAGAGCTGGGAGGTACTCGCCTGCCTTCCGCGAGCGAGAAGGCGGCAGCCAACCAGCTTCGTCAAATACTCGCGTCGCATGCGACTGGGGATGCCAAGCTACGCGTGCTCGACGATGCTCAAAAGGCTGCTGAGATAACCTTGTCGCCGGCCCTGTCGAGCCTCTTAATGGAATTGCTTCGGCACATCGGCCGCGGCGATGCGGTGACCCTTGTGCCTGTGCATGAGATGTTGACCACACAGCAAGCTGCCGACATCCTAAATGTCTCACGTCCGTTTCTGGTTTCTCTGCTAGAGAAGAACGAAATTCAGCACGTGACAGTGGGGCGTCATCGCAGGATTAGGGCAGAGGATCTATTCGCCTATAAGCGCACGCGTGATGAGAAGCGAGGCAACGCGCTTGCGAATCTCGCCGAGCTGGACGCGGAGCATCTGTAA
- a CDS encoding phosphotransferase has product MDWLSKAVSLKMSIVDVTAFGRSEVGWIGADPPAEAKAPFQDRGLTIRQQQITAFQPMEPALLASLAAVVIVQQQDYPSRFQRIVRSCLKHLLDYECRVFVVPFGVAGLPQVYRCLEEARVFASNLPSDVLRNQFTWQRSLGDPMPLPPLPHVTILSPIANWSEAANFLVRHLPGEAVQESVSFSFAPECEFGENDAGVGQVLLKRAFRGYTAVHFSPMTEGRSGAAVYRAYPVFGAFHTMPRFVKLGDRSKIFQEFQNYQLNVEKYVPFNLGPRLNYDLCCLGSTRGVLVGDLIESCESLRLAARSGRAGPAISCLFDRTLQAWYRNIERRDTPLSQTLGPRFPKQFDRRRMQRARSIGSRCDRDRLFTLFEYCASSPVLFAKIHGDLHVDNVQVRGHEALVIDFYANQDGPLVWDIATLEASLLVDAFDNHELWSFDEWWRSIEQPYGGKPLDMLLGHGDPRDPHRWFHEAVRQIRHYAARVASADQYGAALALALLNKAAKDPNLKGPEDERRAAAYVLAERILNNNFAPQ; this is encoded by the coding sequence ATGGATTGGCTCTCCAAGGCCGTCTCGCTCAAAATGTCAATCGTTGACGTTACAGCTTTTGGTCGGTCGGAGGTTGGCTGGATCGGCGCCGATCCCCCGGCTGAGGCTAAGGCGCCGTTTCAAGACCGCGGCCTCACGATCAGACAACAGCAGATTACCGCTTTTCAGCCGATGGAGCCTGCTCTGTTGGCGAGCCTTGCCGCCGTCGTAATCGTCCAGCAACAAGATTACCCATCAAGATTCCAGCGAATCGTTCGAAGCTGCCTTAAGCACCTGCTTGATTACGAATGCCGCGTCTTTGTCGTGCCGTTCGGCGTTGCTGGTCTTCCGCAAGTGTATAGATGTCTGGAAGAGGCGCGTGTGTTTGCCAGCAACCTTCCGAGCGACGTCCTGCGCAATCAGTTCACGTGGCAGAGATCATTGGGCGATCCGATGCCTCTCCCCCCGCTGCCGCACGTCACCATCTTGTCGCCCATTGCCAATTGGTCGGAAGCGGCCAACTTCTTGGTTCGGCATCTCCCCGGCGAGGCCGTACAAGAGTCTGTCAGTTTCAGCTTCGCTCCCGAATGCGAGTTTGGAGAGAACGACGCTGGTGTTGGCCAAGTCCTTCTGAAGCGCGCATTCAGAGGTTACACGGCCGTGCATTTCAGTCCAATGACCGAAGGCCGGTCCGGGGCTGCCGTATACCGTGCCTACCCGGTCTTCGGCGCCTTTCATACTATGCCGCGTTTTGTCAAACTCGGTGATCGCAGCAAGATCTTTCAAGAATTTCAGAATTACCAATTGAATGTCGAGAAATACGTGCCTTTCAATCTCGGGCCGCGATTGAACTACGATTTATGCTGTCTCGGATCGACACGCGGTGTGCTGGTCGGCGATCTCATCGAATCCTGCGAGAGTCTAAGGCTTGCCGCACGGAGCGGCCGGGCCGGGCCGGCAATATCGTGCCTGTTCGATCGAACGCTGCAAGCGTGGTATCGAAATATCGAACGCCGAGATACGCCACTTTCGCAGACCCTGGGTCCGCGCTTTCCAAAGCAATTTGACCGGCGCCGGATGCAAAGGGCGCGATCGATCGGCTCGAGATGCGACCGCGATCGACTGTTTACATTGTTCGAATACTGCGCAAGTTCTCCGGTGTTATTCGCAAAGATTCATGGCGATCTCCACGTCGACAATGTTCAGGTGAGGGGGCACGAGGCGCTCGTCATCGACTTCTATGCCAATCAGGATGGACCGCTGGTGTGGGACATAGCGACCTTGGAGGCCAGCCTATTGGTCGATGCCTTCGATAATCATGAGCTCTGGTCCTTCGATGAGTGGTGGAGGTCGATTGAGCAACCGTATGGTGGTAAGCCGCTCGACATGCTGCTCGGGCACGGTGATCCGCGCGATCCGCATCGCTGGTTTCACGAAGCCGTGCGACAGATCCGGCACTATGCCGCGCGTGTCGCGTCAGCAGATCAATACGGAGCGGCTCTTGCACTGGCCCTTCTGAACAAGGCGGCCAAAGATCCAAACCTGAAAGGTCCTGAGGATGAGCGTCGCGCCGCTGCGTACGTGTTAGCAGAGCGCATTCTCAACAACAACTTCGCACCGCAGTGA
- a CDS encoding TRAP transporter large permease subunit, which translates to MTEQVCDVPASGHSHALSRFGLGAIAEIMVAIALALQLAITLLSVLIREVTPFSILSVDETAKLSLSVIAFMGGAIAYRRAEHASIEVITKRLTPHWRQVLGCVVDLGVLVTAISILRGSASLFMVRLDEHLPITGWPTATLVVPLGLGLLLIALTAAERLLAKRGRPLLVALAAATVLAGCLFADASLFTQTFSSRYSLVALLIVLFAMIGIGMPIGFALMAGSLIYLLANDIPLVAIAQSMIDANSNFILLALPFFILAGGIMDQGGISVRFVRFAMSLVGHFRGGLLQVVVITTYLVSGISGSKAADVVAVGSVMRRELERTGYKPQESAAALAASAAMSETIPPSIAMLILGTVTPVSIGTLFVAGLIPAAVIAVMLMLLIYVSARNSGLSANPKATAGERARAGTDALLPLGMPVIMILGIKFGFATPTEVSSIAVLYGLVLASVFYRALTLRACARILIEAGRLTGMVLFIVAAAGAFGWVLTAAGLNAHLSQVVALLGNSKLLFLLGSIALIIIVGALLEGLPAIIILAPVLMPIANQLGIDSIHYAMVIILSIGVGVFMPPVGIGFYIACAVVRADIDQASRSMVPYLVVLCLGVLLIAYVPWFTHALPNLIGK; encoded by the coding sequence ATGACCGAGCAGGTCTGTGATGTTCCGGCTTCAGGGCACAGCCACGCTCTGTCGCGCTTTGGTCTCGGTGCCATCGCCGAGATCATGGTGGCGATCGCGCTGGCGTTGCAGCTGGCCATCACGCTGCTCTCCGTGCTGATTCGCGAGGTGACGCCGTTCTCCATCCTGTCGGTGGACGAAACCGCAAAATTGTCGCTGAGCGTGATTGCCTTCATGGGCGGCGCCATCGCCTATCGGCGCGCCGAACATGCCTCGATCGAGGTCATCACAAAGCGTTTGACCCCGCACTGGCGACAGGTCCTGGGCTGCGTGGTCGACCTTGGGGTGCTGGTGACGGCGATATCCATCCTCCGGGGCAGCGCCTCGCTGTTCATGGTCCGTCTCGACGAGCATCTGCCGATCACGGGTTGGCCGACCGCCACCCTGGTCGTGCCGCTCGGGCTCGGGCTGCTGCTGATCGCCCTGACCGCCGCCGAGCGGCTCTTGGCAAAGCGCGGGCGACCGCTCCTGGTCGCGCTTGCCGCCGCTACCGTGCTTGCCGGCTGCCTGTTCGCCGATGCCAGCCTCTTCACACAGACTTTCAGCTCGCGATATTCGCTGGTGGCGCTCTTGATCGTGCTGTTCGCCATGATCGGCATCGGCATGCCGATCGGCTTCGCACTGATGGCGGGCTCGCTGATCTACCTCCTGGCCAACGACATTCCACTGGTCGCGATCGCGCAGAGCATGATCGACGCCAACAGCAACTTCATCCTGCTGGCGTTACCGTTCTTCATCCTCGCCGGCGGTATCATGGATCAGGGCGGAATCAGCGTGCGCTTCGTGCGCTTTGCGATGTCGCTGGTCGGCCATTTCCGTGGCGGTCTGCTCCAGGTGGTGGTGATCACGACCTATCTCGTGTCGGGTATCTCCGGATCGAAAGCGGCCGACGTGGTCGCCGTAGGATCCGTCATGCGGCGAGAGCTTGAAAGAACGGGCTACAAGCCCCAGGAATCCGCCGCGGCGCTGGCGGCATCGGCCGCAATGTCCGAGACGATCCCGCCGAGCATCGCGATGCTGATCCTCGGAACGGTGACACCGGTTTCGATCGGCACGCTGTTCGTCGCCGGTCTGATACCCGCGGCAGTGATTGCCGTGATGCTCATGCTGCTGATCTATGTTTCCGCCCGCAACAGCGGTTTGTCCGCCAATCCCAAAGCGACCGCCGGAGAGCGAGCCAGGGCCGGCACGGACGCGTTGCTGCCGCTCGGCATGCCGGTCATCATGATCCTCGGCATCAAGTTCGGCTTCGCCACACCGACCGAAGTGTCCTCGATCGCCGTGCTGTATGGGCTTGTCCTCGCATCCGTGTTCTATCGCGCGCTCACGCTCAGGGCATGCGCCAGAATCCTGATTGAAGCCGGACGGCTGACAGGGATGGTTCTGTTCATCGTCGCGGCCGCGGGCGCATTCGGCTGGGTGTTGACCGCCGCCGGGCTGAACGCGCATCTGAGCCAGGTCGTCGCGCTGCTCGGCAACAGCAAGTTGCTGTTTCTCCTGGGTTCGATCGCCCTGATCATCATCGTCGGGGCCTTGCTGGAGGGGTTGCCGGCGATCATCATCCTCGCACCCGTCCTGATGCCGATCGCCAATCAACTCGGCATCGATTCCATTCATTATGCGATGGTAATCATCCTGTCGATCGGCGTAGGCGTCTTCATGCCGCCTGTCGGCATCGGCTTCTATATCGCTTGCGCTGTCGTACGCGCGGACATCGACCAGGCGTCGCGATCGATGGTGCCGTACCTCGTTGTGCTCTGTCTCGGCGTGCTGCTCATCGCCTATGTCCCCTGGTTTACGCACGCGCTGCCAAATCTGATCGGGAAGTGA